One genomic region from Evansella sp. LMS18 encodes:
- a CDS encoding aliphatic sulfonate ABC transporter substrate-binding protein, with amino-acid sequence MGAAFLTACGTSTSGADASHPDKITVDYAFYSPTSLVLKEFGWLEEAFEEGTEIEYVLSHGSNRALEFLSGGSIDFGSTAGAAALMAKSNNSPIKNVYIYSQPEWTALAANADSGIQSVADLEGKKVAATLGTDPYIFLIRALNEHGLTSNDIEVVPLQHSDGANALATGQVDAWAGLDPHMARQELETDAELFYRNTEFNTYGFLNVRESFAEQYPEAVDKVIEAYEKARVWALENPEETAEILAKEADIDGSVASLQLERNDFSNPVPGDEHRESLKEAGDVLQRSGDIDESLDIEELVNELIDSSYAERVIED; translated from the coding sequence CTGGGAGCAGCTTTTTTAACAGCTTGCGGCACGTCTACTTCCGGGGCAGATGCTTCTCATCCGGACAAAATTACAGTAGACTACGCATTTTATTCACCTACCAGCCTCGTTTTAAAAGAGTTCGGCTGGCTGGAAGAAGCGTTTGAAGAAGGAACAGAGATTGAATACGTTCTGAGCCATGGAAGCAACAGGGCACTGGAGTTCCTCTCAGGAGGAAGCATTGACTTTGGGTCGACAGCAGGTGCAGCAGCCTTAATGGCTAAGAGTAATAATTCGCCTATAAAGAATGTGTATATTTATTCTCAGCCTGAATGGACAGCTCTTGCGGCGAATGCAGATTCCGGTATTCAGTCTGTAGCAGATCTTGAAGGTAAAAAAGTCGCGGCAACATTAGGAACAGACCCTTATATCTTCCTTATAAGAGCACTGAATGAACACGGCCTTACAAGCAATGATATCGAAGTGGTGCCGCTGCAGCACAGTGACGGAGCCAACGCACTGGCTACAGGACAGGTGGACGCCTGGGCCGGGCTTGATCCTCACATGGCAAGGCAGGAGCTGGAAACAGACGCAGAGTTGTTTTACAGAAATACAGAATTCAATACTTACGGCTTCCTGAATGTTCGCGAAAGTTTCGCGGAGCAATATCCTGAAGCGGTAGATAAAGTAATTGAAGCATATGAAAAAGCCCGTGTATGGGCCCTTGAAAATCCTGAAGAAACAGCTGAAATTTTAGCAAAAGAAGCAGATATCGATGGTTCGGTAGCTTCCTTGCAGCTGGAAAGAAACGACTTCTCAAATCCAGTCCCTGGAGATGAACACAGGGAGAGCCTTAAAGAAGCGGGAGACGTTCTCCAGCGCTCTGGTGATATAGACGAATCCCTGGATATTGAAGA
- a CDS encoding PLP-dependent aspartate aminotransferase family protein, with protein sequence MANSNNAETYNVETVLLHGGQSPDPTTGSRAVPIYQTTSYVFHDTEHAERLFALDEPGNIYSRIGNPTVDVFEKRIALLEDGVASVATASGMAGISLAILNIAGAGDEIVAATNLYGGTYNLFSTTLPRYGINVKFVDPTDPQNFKEAINENTKAVFAETIGNPSLHVLDIEGVAEVAHEAGIPLIIDNTFATPYVCKPLTLGADIVVHSATKWIGGHGTSIGGVVVDGGRFNWQSEKFPGFNEPDRSYNGLSYAKDFGTLAFATKLRVQLLRDFGASLSPFNAFQLLQGLETLHLRVERHNENALKLAELLSGHPAVEWVNYPGLSSHESHEHASKVLTNGYGSVLNFGIKGGREAGRKLIDSISLWSHLANVGDAKSLIIHPASTTHQQLSDEELVATGVTEDLVRLSVGIENVEDLFKDLDQALSKATGHGNKNSTVINDEGIIKWALSSPKEQVETENGTEERQKTIAIVGLSSNEARPSNRLARKMQRLGYKIIPVNPRETEVLGEKAYPDLKSVEGPIDIAQIFRSPEAAIELAREAAEVRPKVFWLQEGVISEEAAAIAKEAGLEVVHNRCTYKEAQRLRGTIATFACEI encoded by the coding sequence ATGGCAAATTCAAACAATGCTGAAACTTACAATGTGGAAACAGTACTTTTACACGGAGGACAGTCACCAGATCCAACTACAGGGTCAAGAGCGGTACCTATTTATCAGACGACTTCTTATGTTTTTCATGACACTGAACATGCGGAAAGGCTGTTCGCCCTTGATGAACCAGGAAACATTTACAGCCGTATTGGCAACCCTACAGTGGATGTTTTTGAAAAGCGAATCGCACTCCTGGAAGACGGGGTAGCATCTGTGGCAACAGCCTCAGGAATGGCGGGGATTTCCCTGGCAATATTGAATATCGCAGGAGCAGGCGATGAAATTGTTGCTGCAACAAACCTCTATGGCGGGACTTATAATTTGTTTTCAACCACCCTGCCTCGATATGGGATTAATGTGAAATTTGTAGATCCAACAGATCCGCAAAACTTTAAAGAGGCAATCAATGAAAATACGAAAGCAGTATTTGCTGAAACAATAGGAAACCCAAGCTTACATGTGCTTGATATTGAAGGGGTAGCAGAAGTAGCCCATGAAGCAGGTATCCCTCTCATTATCGATAATACATTTGCGACGCCTTATGTGTGTAAGCCATTAACTCTTGGAGCAGACATTGTTGTTCATTCAGCCACTAAGTGGATTGGCGGGCATGGAACTTCCATCGGTGGAGTTGTGGTTGACGGTGGACGTTTTAACTGGCAGTCAGAAAAGTTCCCAGGTTTTAACGAGCCGGACCGAAGCTATAACGGCCTCTCCTATGCAAAAGATTTCGGAACATTGGCATTTGCCACAAAGCTCCGTGTTCAGCTGTTACGTGATTTTGGCGCAAGCTTAAGCCCATTTAACGCTTTTCAGCTGTTACAAGGACTGGAAACACTTCACCTCCGGGTTGAGCGGCACAATGAAAACGCACTGAAGCTTGCGGAACTTCTCTCTGGCCATCCGGCAGTAGAGTGGGTGAACTATCCTGGACTTTCTTCACACGAGTCCCATGAACATGCTTCAAAAGTATTAACAAATGGGTATGGTTCCGTTCTGAATTTCGGAATAAAGGGCGGCAGAGAAGCAGGACGCAAGCTGATTGATTCCATTTCTCTCTGGTCCCATCTTGCAAACGTAGGGGATGCAAAGAGCTTAATCATCCACCCAGCATCTACCACCCATCAGCAACTGTCTGACGAAGAACTGGTGGCTACAGGGGTAACGGAAGACCTTGTCCGATTATCTGTAGGGATTGAAAATGTGGAAGACCTGTTCAAAGATTTAGATCAGGCGCTTTCAAAAGCTACAGGCCATGGAAATAAAAACAGCACAGTGATCAATGATGAAGGGATAATAAAGTGGGCTTTATCCTCTCCGAAAGAACAGGTCGAGACTGAAAATGGCACAGAGGAACGTCAGAAAACTATTGCTATCGTTGGGCTAAGCAGTAATGAGGCTCGGCCAAGTAACCGCCTGGCGCGAAAAATGCAGCGATTAGGTTATAAGATTATTCCTGTCAATCCAAGAGAGACGGAAGTTTTAGGAGAAAAAGCTTACCCTGATCTGAAAAGTGTGGAAGGACCAATTGATATCGCGCAGATTTTCCGAAGCCCGGAAGCAGCGATTGAGCTTGCGAGAGAAGCAGCTGAGGTTCGTCCTAAAGTATTCTGGCTGCAGGAAGGTGTTATCTCTGAAGAAGCGGCCGCTATTGCGAAGGAAGCAGGCCTTGAAGTAGTCCACAACCGCTGCACATATAAAGAAGCACAGCGCCTGAGAGGAACAATCGCAACATTCGCATGTGAGATTTAA
- a CDS encoding homoserine O-acetyltransferase, giving the protein MTVKEKGETKTGKVFLPEFTLESGETLRNLELAYERAGADNGETVLICHALTGNQHTVGTEKEPGWWRGLINHGGFVDLAEHQAITFNVLGGCNGSTGPSSRNEATGKPYLTDFPFVSVRDMVRAQKMALDKLGIRHLKAVIGGSLGGMQAYEWALQYPEIVDSLIVMAATPSLSDYGIAFNAMARKAIMDDPNWNNGVYTEEAFPVNGLSLARMVGMVTYRSGRLFSQRFHRETKDEWGEDHSEVAYQVESYLLYQGDKFTKRFDPNSYLYLLKAMDRHDIEENRGPLAEVLARFKKKVLLISYESDLLYPQDEIEQLGNAWKKAGADATVHHVKTVFGHDGFLTEFDKWGDIVKRTLERQSETT; this is encoded by the coding sequence ATGACAGTGAAAGAAAAAGGAGAAACGAAAACCGGCAAGGTATTTTTGCCAGAGTTTACCCTGGAGTCGGGAGAAACCCTTCGAAACCTGGAATTAGCATATGAGCGTGCAGGGGCTGATAATGGGGAAACGGTGCTAATCTGCCACGCCCTAACTGGAAATCAGCATACTGTCGGGACAGAAAAAGAGCCTGGCTGGTGGCGTGGGCTTATCAATCATGGAGGCTTCGTGGATTTAGCCGAACACCAGGCAATTACCTTTAATGTCCTTGGAGGCTGTAATGGAAGCACTGGTCCTTCCAGCAGGAATGAAGCTACAGGAAAACCTTATTTAACCGATTTTCCTTTTGTAAGTGTAAGAGATATGGTAAGAGCACAGAAAATGGCTCTCGATAAACTGGGAATCAGGCACCTTAAAGCGGTAATCGGCGGTTCCCTCGGCGGAATGCAGGCATATGAGTGGGCTCTTCAGTATCCGGAGATTGTGGATTCGTTAATAGTAATGGCAGCAACTCCATCGTTGTCAGACTACGGAATAGCCTTTAACGCCATGGCCCGAAAAGCGATTATGGACGATCCAAACTGGAACAACGGGGTGTACACTGAAGAAGCTTTTCCAGTCAACGGCTTGTCGCTGGCGAGAATGGTGGGAATGGTCACATACCGTTCCGGCAGACTGTTCAGCCAGAGATTCCACAGGGAAACGAAAGACGAATGGGGTGAAGACCATTCAGAAGTGGCGTATCAGGTAGAATCATATTTACTGTACCAGGGAGATAAATTCACCAAAAGGTTTGACCCTAATTCTTATCTGTATCTACTTAAAGCCATGGACAGACATGATATTGAAGAAAACAGAGGTCCATTAGCTGAAGTTCTGGCCCGTTTCAAAAAGAAAGTCTTGCTTATTTCATACGAGAGCGACTTGCTGTATCCTCAAGATGAAATTGAACAGCTTGGGAACGCATGGAAAAAAGCCGGGGCGGACGCAACAGTCCACCATGTTAAAACAGTTTTCGGCCATGATGGTTTTTTAACAGAGTTTGACAAATGGGGAGATATTGTAAAGCGGACACTGGAAAGACAATCAGAGACAACTTAA
- a CDS encoding alpha/beta hydrolase yields the protein MAAAEEFTYLANDGTSLYVNKWTVESVGRPRAVIQIAHGMAEHIKRYDNFARFLVRHGFSVYGNDHRGHGRLAERNGTYGYFSDENGFDKVVDDMLLVTERIQSENPDTPVFLFGHSLGSFLARRYIQLYGEKLSGVILSGTGGDSGVSVKVAKMIARAESRIRGRKAPSPLMTKLTFGAYNKKFKPSLTEYDWLSRDNEEVRKYIEDPLCGSECSAGFFIDLFEGLELINDKKNIRKTPESLPVYIFSGDKDPVGNDTKGIRQVYGAFQEAGLENVELKFYEGGRHEMLNETNREEVHQDILAWLEKHL from the coding sequence ATGGCGGCAGCAGAGGAGTTCACCTATTTGGCCAATGATGGAACGAGTTTATATGTAAATAAATGGACAGTGGAATCAGTTGGAAGGCCAAGGGCTGTAATTCAAATCGCCCATGGAATGGCAGAGCATATAAAAAGGTATGATAATTTCGCCAGGTTTCTGGTCCGGCACGGTTTTTCTGTCTATGGTAATGACCACAGGGGCCATGGGAGGCTGGCTGAAAGAAACGGCACTTATGGCTACTTCTCTGATGAGAATGGCTTTGACAAGGTAGTGGACGATATGCTTTTGGTGACAGAAAGAATCCAGTCAGAAAATCCAGACACTCCTGTTTTTTTATTCGGCCATAGTTTGGGTTCTTTTCTGGCAAGGAGATATATACAGCTTTACGGAGAAAAACTCAGTGGTGTTATCCTTTCTGGTACTGGGGGTGATTCGGGGGTCTCAGTAAAAGTTGCAAAAATGATAGCACGGGCCGAAAGCAGAATAAGAGGCAGAAAGGCTCCAAGCCCTCTTATGACAAAGCTTACTTTTGGAGCTTACAATAAAAAATTTAAGCCCTCATTGACAGAATATGACTGGCTGAGCAGAGACAATGAGGAAGTAAGAAAATATATAGAGGATCCTCTGTGCGGTTCAGAGTGTTCTGCAGGTTTTTTCATCGATTTGTTTGAAGGGCTCGAGCTTATAAACGATAAAAAGAACATCAGAAAAACGCCTGAATCACTTCCGGTTTATATTTTTTCAGGGGATAAGGACCCGGTTGGCAATGATACTAAGGGAATTCGCCAGGTGTACGGAGCTTTCCAGGAGGCAGGTCTGGAAAATGTGGAACTTAAGTTTTACGAGGGAGGCAGGCATGAAATGCTTAACGAGACAAATAGGGAAGAAGTTCATCAGGATATTTTAGCCTGGCTCGAGAAGCACCTATAA
- a CDS encoding metal-dependent hydrolase yields MRYYTHILTSFAGVTALAPHLHLHISVPLVSGVLIGSVLPDIDESRSYIGKRIPFLSRPVNLLFGHRGLTHSALACTAAGFMAFTFQHGFTTGLFLGYLFHVAGDLFSRAGVPLFSPLTNKRTTIPVYRTGKFSELLILAAAALYLYKEWF; encoded by the coding sequence ATGCGCTATTACACACATATCCTTACATCGTTTGCCGGGGTGACAGCTTTGGCCCCTCATCTTCATTTACATATTTCAGTACCTTTAGTGAGCGGTGTATTAATCGGTTCTGTTTTACCGGATATAGACGAAAGCCGTTCTTACATAGGAAAACGAATTCCCTTTTTATCCCGTCCGGTGAACCTTCTGTTCGGACACAGGGGACTAACCCACTCTGCGCTTGCCTGTACTGCTGCTGGCTTTATGGCCTTTACCTTTCAGCATGGTTTTACCACAGGGTTATTTTTAGGTTATCTCTTTCATGTGGCAGGAGATTTATTCTCAAGGGCGGGGGTTCCTTTGTTTTCACCGCTGACTAATAAAAGAACGACTATCCCTGTTTACCGGACAGGAAAGTTTTCTGAGTTACTTATTCTTGCCGCAGCCGCTTTATACCTTTACAAAGAGTGGTTTTAA
- a CDS encoding YtxH domain-containing protein, with product MTISEKGKATETNLEAAEDTTGISIKGLVAGTIIGGVIGVLAALLLTPKSGREVRTELSERTNTVIDLSRVLSDSTKEKYNEMKSAAGEKSKGLAGKVKNSPENEEGSTQDEKSTSEDTASEKQII from the coding sequence ATGACAATAAGTGAAAAAGGAAAAGCCACAGAAACTAACCTTGAAGCTGCTGAAGACACAACTGGTATTTCTATTAAAGGACTGGTCGCAGGAACGATTATCGGCGGGGTGATTGGCGTCCTCGCAGCTTTACTGCTAACGCCAAAATCAGGAAGGGAAGTAAGGACAGAGCTTTCTGAACGGACTAATACAGTCATTGATTTAAGCCGGGTCCTCAGTGATTCCACCAAGGAAAAATACAATGAAATGAAATCAGCAGCAGGTGAAAAGTCAAAAGGACTAGCAGGTAAAGTGAAGAATTCGCCCGAAAATGAGGAAGGCAGCACCCAGGATGAGAAGAGCACCAGCGAGGATACTGCTTCTGAAAAACAAATAATTTAA
- a CDS encoding YtxH domain-containing protein, which yields MSNKNEEQKNSGESQNKGENQNKQEKQDNKQNQNKNEKTENGKGNGGATGKVVTSAILGAAAGAAAGLLFAPKAGKELRSDISTQTKSGYEKGKNQVMEKSKQLGETTKTKFDDIKSTTSTKFDDIKSSTSTKFDELKTATSSKFDEIKTNTSEKSKELAGKLKKSDKDSSDEEENNENSSDDTNESKQQDDSEENTNNEENKQEENGSEENSEEEENSGENDKDNEGKSSEEDQDNEEKSYEGKKNNEEKSDEDDKDNERKSGENNKDDEEKSGEEQNKDEDEDKEQGKNDKNKEEKSSDKDSNAPDNQKEKQKSSSKDKNKKDSDNKKQQKKKDNDKESKSKKNSKKQSKDDSGSEDSEEKDENKNDGGSTILTMENEESDDK from the coding sequence ATGTCTAACAAAAACGAAGAACAAAAAAACAGCGGTGAAAGCCAGAACAAGGGAGAGAATCAGAACAAGCAAGAGAAACAGGACAATAAGCAAAATCAAAACAAAAATGAAAAAACGGAAAACGGCAAAGGGAACGGTGGAGCTACAGGGAAAGTTGTCACTAGTGCTATCTTAGGCGCAGCTGCGGGTGCCGCAGCAGGGTTACTCTTCGCCCCGAAAGCAGGAAAGGAACTAAGGTCCGACATTTCCACCCAGACTAAATCCGGCTATGAAAAAGGCAAAAATCAGGTGATGGAAAAAAGTAAACAGCTTGGAGAAACAACGAAGACAAAATTTGACGACATAAAGTCTACGACATCCACTAAGTTTGACGACATAAAGTCCAGCACATCCACAAAGTTTGATGAGCTGAAAACTGCTACTTCAAGCAAGTTTGACGAGATTAAAACAAATACATCAGAAAAATCAAAAGAACTTGCCGGCAAGCTGAAAAAATCGGATAAAGATTCTTCAGACGAAGAAGAAAACAATGAGAACTCCTCTGATGATACGAACGAAAGTAAGCAACAGGATGACAGCGAGGAAAATACAAATAACGAGGAAAACAAGCAGGAAGAAAACGGCTCAGAAGAAAATTCTGAGGAAGAAGAAAATTCCGGCGAAAACGATAAGGATAACGAGGGAAAATCGAGCGAGGAAGATCAAGATAACGAAGAAAAGTCCTACGAAGGCAAGAAGAATAACGAAGAAAAGTCTGACGAAGACGATAAGGATAACGAAAGAAAGTCCGGCGAAAATAATAAGGACGATGAAGAAAAGTCCGGCGAAGAGCAGAACAAAGACGAGGACGAAGATAAAGAACAAGGAAAAAACGATAAAAATAAGGAAGAGAAGTCATCAGACAAGGACAGCAATGCACCAGACAATCAGAAAGAGAAACAAAAATCTTCCAGTAAGGATAAAAACAAAAAGGACTCTGACAACAAGAAACAGCAAAAAAAGAAAGACAATGACAAAGAATCGAAGAGTAAGAAAAATAGCAAAAAACAAAGCAAAGATGACTCCGGGAGCGAGGACTCCGAGGAAAAAGACGAGAATAAAAACGATGGCGGCAGCACTATTTTAACAATGGAAAATGAAGAGTCCGACGACAAATAA
- the gvpU gene encoding gas vesicle accessory protein GvpU, whose amino-acid sequence MPSKNGTKDSMLEVFVYAAQDYGYSIDITLNVHGSLVTGKIVGEQEYFQRLSENFKDDSSETAEKIKDELLKASEDAKKSDNNNVEFIHLKNAQVYVGDTQPTPSENHFLWRGKINDVNGFFLGRIKQKN is encoded by the coding sequence ATGCCCTCAAAAAACGGTACAAAAGATTCCATGCTTGAGGTTTTTGTTTATGCAGCTCAGGACTATGGTTATTCGATAGATATAACCCTAAACGTACACGGTTCCCTGGTAACAGGCAAAATTGTCGGGGAACAGGAATACTTCCAGCGGCTCAGCGAAAACTTTAAAGATGACAGCAGTGAAACTGCCGAAAAAATAAAGGATGAACTATTAAAGGCCAGTGAAGACGCCAAAAAATCTGACAACAATAATGTGGAGTTTATCCACTTAAAAAACGCACAAGTTTATGTTGGCGATACTCAACCTACTCCATCAGAGAATCACTTTCTCTGGCGGGGAAAAATTAATGATGTAAATGGCTTTTTCCTCGGCAGGATTAAACAGAAAAACTAG
- a CDS encoding alpha/beta-type small acid-soluble spore protein translates to MARRNKILVPEAREGLDRLKAKVTNAETPEAAKFEAAKEHGIPLNNGYNGQIQAKDAGKIGGRIGGSMVKEMVKMAQRELNKKQ, encoded by the coding sequence ATGGCACGCAGAAATAAAATTTTAGTGCCTGAGGCGAGGGAAGGGCTGGATCGGCTTAAAGCGAAGGTTACTAATGCTGAGACACCTGAAGCTGCTAAATTTGAAGCTGCTAAAGAGCATGGTATACCTCTGAACAATGGCTACAATGGCCAGATCCAGGCGAAGGACGCAGGTAAGATCGGCGGGAGAATCGGCGGCAGTATGGTGAAAGAAATGGTCAAAATGGCTCAGAGAGAGCTCAATAAGAAGCAATAA
- a CDS encoding YozQ family protein: protein MTQNKKVSNQDAEKVAEKSYQTEYYNSNDVTEKGLALTHEQVSDDYTEGTIDGKIDETDENGFLKESNGLEKDRGRFNE, encoded by the coding sequence ATGACACAAAACAAGAAGGTCTCAAATCAGGATGCTGAGAAGGTTGCCGAAAAATCGTACCAAACAGAATATTATAATAGCAATGATGTAACTGAAAAGGGTCTTGCCTTAACACATGAACAAGTGTCTGATGATTACACCGAGGGAACAATCGACGGTAAAATTGATGAGACAGATGAGAACGGATTTTTAAAAGAAAGCAATGGATTGGAAAAAGACAGAGGCCGGTTTAATGAATAA
- the thpD gene encoding ectoine hydroxylase: MEDLYPSRVESKPEITERKDPVIHTDRSKDHESPLSKKQLDFYEKNGYLQLENIFSNDEVADMQKAIFELRDSNRDVSSDKIIREPDHDEIRSIFAVDQDDNFFKEIAQDQRLLDIVNHLLGSDVYVHQSRINYKPGFAGKEFNWHSDFETWHVEDGMPRMRALSMSIALSDNHTFNGPLMLVPGSQNYYVSCVGETPENHFKESLKTQKFGVPDNDSLKWLVENGGGLDVATGKAGTITLFECNTMHASTSNITPYPRNNLFMVYNSVENKLVEPFSGASPRPEYIAVRNTTEPLGKKGTLA, translated from the coding sequence ATGGAAGACCTCTATCCTTCACGTGTTGAAAGCAAACCGGAAATTACAGAAAGAAAAGACCCAGTCATCCATACTGACCGCTCTAAAGATCATGAATCTCCGTTATCGAAAAAACAACTGGATTTTTATGAAAAAAATGGTTATTTACAACTTGAAAACATATTTTCAAATGATGAAGTTGCTGATATGCAAAAAGCAATTTTCGAACTGAGGGACTCTAACCGCGATGTTTCATCAGATAAGATTATCCGTGAACCTGACCATGATGAAATCCGCTCTATATTCGCAGTGGACCAGGACGACAATTTCTTTAAGGAAATAGCACAGGACCAGCGACTTCTGGACATAGTTAATCACCTGTTGGGCAGCGACGTTTATGTCCATCAGTCCAGGATTAATTATAAGCCTGGATTTGCAGGGAAAGAATTTAACTGGCACTCTGACTTTGAAACATGGCATGTAGAGGATGGTATGCCCAGAATGAGAGCGCTTAGCATGTCGATCGCCCTTTCGGATAACCATACATTTAACGGACCGCTTATGCTTGTGCCCGGTTCGCAAAACTACTACGTCAGCTGTGTAGGTGAAACGCCGGAAAACCATTTTAAAGAGTCCTTAAAGACTCAAAAATTTGGTGTGCCGGATAATGACAGTCTGAAATGGCTGGTGGAAAATGGGGGCGGCCTGGATGTCGCCACTGGAAAAGCAGGCACAATTACATTATTTGAATGTAACACAATGCATGCTTCCACAAGCAATATAACACCATATCCGCGTAATAACCTGTTCATGGTTTATAACAGTGTAGAAAACAAACTTGTAGAGCCGTTTTCCGGCGCAAGCCCGAGACCAGAATATATTGCTGTCAGAAACACGACAGAACCTCTTGGAAAAAAAGGAACGCTGGCTTAA
- a CDS encoding metal ABC transporter solute-binding protein, Zn/Mn family yields the protein MKKLSVLFSLIFAAVLLLAACGANEPEEDEVNNNEINEENNNANNNQDGDVNIEETIKVYTTLYPLEDFANRIGGEYVEVTNIIPAGADAHSFEPTANQMIEIAEGDLFIYNGAGFEAFAERIEETIASHDVTILTAAEGIDLIDYHHDHDHNDDHNHDHNDDHNHDHNDDHNHDHNDDHNHDHNDDHNHDHNDNHDHNDNDNHNHNHNDNDNDEDNNHNHGHNNNNDHNNNDHNHNHEDDENNHDHGHDHAHGDEDPHIWLDPLRAIEIAENIKGALVELNPAAEETFTENFESLRSELEELDQEFIEMSEEVSNNTIVVSHAGYGYWEERYGIHQIGIAGISPTNEPSIQQMQDVISHMEENDINHVMFEQNIPQNIAQTVQSETGAESLWLHNLETLTEEELEAGEDYFTLMRSNIETLRTALQ from the coding sequence ATGAAGAAATTATCTGTTTTATTTTCATTAATTTTTGCAGCTGTTTTGCTACTGGCAGCTTGTGGCGCAAACGAACCTGAAGAAGATGAGGTAAATAACAACGAAATTAACGAGGAAAATAATAATGCAAACAATAACCAGGATGGAGATGTAAATATTGAAGAAACCATCAAGGTATATACTACACTTTATCCTCTAGAAGATTTTGCAAACCGTATTGGCGGCGAGTACGTGGAAGTAACTAATATTATCCCGGCAGGTGCAGATGCACATTCTTTTGAGCCAACTGCCAACCAGATGATTGAAATAGCCGAAGGAGACTTATTTATTTATAACGGAGCTGGGTTCGAGGCTTTTGCTGAACGAATCGAAGAAACCATTGCTTCTCATGACGTCACTATTTTAACTGCGGCTGAGGGAATTGACTTAATTGATTATCATCATGATCATGATCACAATGACGATCACAATCATGATCACAATGACGATCACAATCATGATCACAATGACGATCACAATCATGATCACAATGACGATCACAATCATGATCACAATGACGATCACAATCATGATCACAATGATAACCATGATCACAATGACAATGATAATCATAACCATAATCACAATGACAATGACAATGATGAAGATAATAACCATAATCATGGTCATAATAACAATAACGATCACAATAACAACGATCACAACCATAATCATGAAGATGATGAAAATAATCATGACCATGGCCATGACCACGCACACGGAGATGAGGATCCGCACATCTGGCTTGATCCCCTGAGAGCGATAGAAATAGCTGAAAACATTAAGGGTGCGTTAGTGGAATTAAATCCGGCTGCTGAAGAAACTTTTACGGAAAACTTTGAATCACTCAGAAGTGAATTGGAAGAGCTGGACCAGGAATTTATCGAGATGTCAGAGGAAGTGTCAAATAATACAATTGTTGTTTCACATGCTGGCTATGGTTACTGGGAAGAAAGATACGGTATTCATCAAATCGGAATTGCAGGTATCTCCCCGACAAATGAACCATCCATCCAGCAAATGCAGGATGTTATCTCTCATATGGAAGAAAACGATATTAACCATGTGATGTTTGAACAGAATATCCCGCAGAATATTGCGCAGACTGTGCAAAGCGAGACAGGAGCCGAGTCTCTCTGGCTTCATAACCTTGAAACATTAACAGAGGAAGAACTTGAAGCGGGAGAAGATTACTTTACACTTATGCGAAGTAACATCGAAACATTAAGAACCGCCCTTCAATAA